One region of Eupeodes corollae chromosome 1, idEupCoro1.1, whole genome shotgun sequence genomic DNA includes:
- the LOC129943466 gene encoding HEAT repeat-containing protein 5B isoform X4 — MENFTKTPMFLRKVLSDARRSFQQRQEIDLAPEMELSHSLTLNEDALKQLPEQKRPVFVFEWLRYLEKVLVTAQKSDIKSCQKKLVQQLTAHIQGSPGPPTRKLIANCLATLFSVGDTFLLFDTVNACNDILKNKDDSPSYLPTKLAAICVLGSMYEKLGRMMGRSYEETVQILLRTLRSAESQTRIEIMITLEKICSGMDTAISNVHKDIYKATKHCLTDRVMAVRVAAAKCMLEMINHAPFLYQTELESLATLCFRSFDGSNYEVRCAVAKLLGTLLAFTQAPPDGNKKPAMSASKNQPRSTSLDEAFGILMSGFLRGGVSFLKGTGEIIKGSSGVNREVRVGVTHSYVVFVQHMGSVWLERNQTTFLAHVLDLVANPKAASSHVDAVYSRKCINFILRSIIGKMLGEKAQTSACKELIHIVAKKMNSIDFNPENAKDSNQETLFSQHLLVCALQELGSLVLGLGTTALNLLNDHTLNAIDATCAVLVHPCAAARLAAAWCLRSFCVAVPSHITPLIDRFVDAIEQMRSSPEAIAGYSCALAAILGSVRFSPLGIPHTKGKVVFNCAEELLRSASQNSRMSLNRTQAGWLLIGAIMTLGSPVVKGLLPRMLLLWRNSFPRSNKELESEKARGDSFTWQVTLEGRAGALSVMHSFLLHCPELVSDDITRRLLTPIESALAMLVNLAPVLKSYGTHLKAPAAMVRLRLYETLALLPPNALESSYTHLLRMLVSEFTLSENPANTTNSLLRALCHGDDSIILGTWLQETDHRTIEDQLQPNSAAGSGALEHDSCCLYRPVPKSEQCPGPLPLGVAVIDMSVHLFGLIFPRVANKHRLQMLDHFGECIKQAKSSRQEAVQMNIFTALLSGLKGLTESKSGMGQEDVKKSATNLIIGALVSSNSTLRCAAGEALGRIAQVVGDSRFTAELAQNSFDKLKSARDVVTRTGHSLALGCLHRYVGGMGSSQHLNTSVSILLALAQDTSSPVVQVWSLYALSLIADSGGPMFRGYVEATLSLSLKLLLSVPHSNVDVHQCIGRVLNALITTMGPELQGNMSSIITMRSSFMCAAAVMQAHADPLVQAEATGCLQQLHLFAPRHVNLSSLVPTLVKTLSSNYLMLRKAAVACLRQLAQREAKEICEHALTLTAEECPGLLITDSGLPGVLFGMLDSESDSEMIKNIHDTITSMLQMLASDNLSSWLSLCKNVLTVAVETSTDETQKVELVDDNEDDNENDDDDDVTEYHAEENTSTHPAVQPRWPTRVFAAECVRKIISTCESANPIHFDLIQAKEMQMIKSRGDYLILHLSDLIRMSFMAATSDSDQLRLEGLRTLQEIIDKFAGVPEPEFPGHLLLEQFQAQVGAALRPAFSSDTPSHVTAAACEVCSAWIGSGVARDLNDLRRVHQLLVSSLDKLHTKTNSTQLYNESMATLEKLSILKAWAEVYIVAMIGNGSAPASLLQKKLSSNANNIMLMAGPGCDSEDGEFGEFESRGESLLNLVKPELGNLSTHWLAALKDHALLLLPSEFQSQLPHDGGAFYTTDTINSSKPHYLTSWPPILYAAALWLKGGGFDEQENAKNEKSNFENNNAISHGSLSADRFHMIFGICMEALCSTRTSEKPKNVISCLQSLYTIFDSQWARKMLVKDKSLTIELCNVLHRQILTRDDLLVQLLCMEILKQSITAAKESLDEKKNEKLSKCQNDNEAKTDLGKELDNYGEGGEQGDIVPGQSHVYAVLEVCLCVFVRQIPSMNPSSNSKLTTEQLKKEMALRSAIPGASLLPEDNGMLVASGLQCAEVLTELCSPRGALSILPTILYMTTSIIKEIATKSANDPAILANTGPVQSALHCLKSVCTDKWASDERAATEWYKLLQSSLASILDLTKTGSEERKVDEVTMMLAIAVFILHTPTSVVAAPSLQYPCINHFRQCVQSENQVVRLKCIQTIRSIFAKADLKVATPYIHALAPRIIEGLYVETAKTPRNENELSIVLESVMTVETLIELAEPQNRIQMLTLLVPVLINYLAEPTKLRTLPKSQRQLHEQSLQWLMKIGPKYPQEFKSLMSQSLELRQKLEVAVINNQQSVSITNRNNNDIQNGNKPGSNVQKPTIKLKTDFSNFS; from the exons GTCCTTTCAACAACGTCAAGAAATTGATTTGGCTCCCGAAATGGAACTTTCACATAGTTTAACTTTGAATGAGGATGCCCTCAAACAGCTTCCTGAACAAAAACGGCCAGTATTCGTTTTTGAATGGCTACGGTATTTGGAAAAGGTCCTGGTGACCGCACAAAAATCTGACATCAAATCATGCCAAAAGAAACTAGTTCAACAATTAACCGCACACATCCAAGGCTCCCCTGGACCACCAACAAGAAAACTCATTGCCAATTGTCTAGCGACGTTGTTCTCTGTTGGAGATACATTCTTGCTGTTTGATACAGTTAATGCGTGTAATGACATTCTAAAGAACAAAGATGATTCTCCAAGCTATTTGCCAACCAAATT AGCTGCCATTTGCGTTCTTGGTTCAATGTACGAGAAACTTGGTCGTATGATGGGCAGGTCGTATGAAGAAACAGTTCAAATACTGCTAAGGACTTTACGGAGTGCTGAATCACAGACCAGAATCGAAATAATGATAACACTGGAAAAG atttgttcagGAATGGATACAGCTATATCGAATGTCCACAAGGACATTTACAAGGCCACCAAACACTGTCTGACCGATCGTGTGATGGCGGTACGTGTTGCAGCAGCGAAATGCATGCTTGAAATGATTAATCATGCACCATTTTTATACCAAACCGAATTGGAGAGCCTTGCAACACTATGCTTCCGTTCATTTGATGGTAGCAACTATGAAGTTCGCTGTGCGGTTGCTAAATTGCTGGGAACTCTGTTGGCGTTTACTCAAGCTCCCCCAGATGGCAACAAGAAACCAGCTATGTCAGCAAGTAAGAACCAACCAAGATCAACTTCGTTGGATGAAGCATTCGGAATACTTATGTCGGGTTTCTTGCGTGGTGGGGTGTCATTTTTAAAGGGAACTGgtgaaataataaaaggaaGTTCTGGAGTTAATCGGGAAGTTCGCGTAGGAGTAACACATTCCTATGTGGTATTTGTTCAACATATGGGAAGTGTGTGGCTGGAGCGTAATCAAACCACTTTTTTGGCACATGTGCTCGATTTAGTGGCTAACCCGAAAGCAGCTTCGTCGCATGTAGATGCTGTTTACTCACGGAAATGTATCAATTTTATTCTTCGTTCGATCATCGGCAAGATGCTTGGTGAAAAGGCTCAAACGTCGGCGTGTAAGGAGCTCATCCacattgttgccaaaaaaatgaattctatAGACTTCAATCCAGAGAATGCGAAGGATTCCAATCAGGAAACACTTTTCAGTCAACATCTGCTTGTGTGCGCCCTGCAAGAGCTGGGAAGTCTTGTTCTTGGTCTAGGTACCACAGCCTTGAATCTGTTGAACGATCATACTCTGAATGCTATTGACGCAACGTGCGCGGTGTTGGTACATCCATGTGCCGCAGCACGACTTGCTGCCGCTTGGTGTTTAAGAAGCTTCTGTGTTGCAGTGCCAAGTCATATAACTCCATTAATTGATCGCTTCGTCGATGCCATCGAACAAATGCGATCCTCACCAGAAGCCATTGCTGGATACAGCTGTGCGCTAGCTGCTATTTTGGGCAGCGTACGATTTTCTCCTTTGGGTATTCCTCACACCAAAGGCAAAGTTGTATTCAATTGTGCCGAAGAGCTTTTGAGATCGGCAAGTCAAAATAGCCGCATGTCGTTGAATCGAACGCAGGCTGGTTGGTTGTTAATTGGAGCAATAATGACACTAGGCTCGCCTGTTGTTAAGGGCCTTCTACCAAGAATGCTGCTTTTGTGGAGAAATTCATTCCCAAGATCCAATAAAGAATTGGAATCAGAAAAAGCGAGAGGAGATTCGTTTACATGGCAAGTAACTCTAGAGGGTAGAGCTGGAGCTCTGTCCGTGATGCacagttttctattacattgcCCAGAATTGGTAAGCGATGATATTACCCGGCGGTTACTCACACCGATTGAAAGTGCTCTAGCTATGCTTGTGAA tcTGGCTCctgttttgaaaagctatggAACACATTTGAAAGCCCCAGCTGCTATGGTTCGATTGCGACTATATGAAACATTGGCATTACTTCCACCAAATGCATTGGAATCATCATATACGCATTTATTGAGAATGCTCGTCTCGGAGTTTACACTCTCTGAAAATCCAGCAAATACAACCAATTCATTGTTGAGGGCACTTTGTCACGGTGATGATTCCATAATTTTGGGCACGTGGTTGCAAGAAACCGATCATCGTACAATTGAAGATCAG ctgCAACCAAATAGTGCAGCCGGTTCTGGTGCCTTGGAACACGATTCTTGTTGCTTATATCGACCGGTACCGAAAAGCGAACAATGCCCGGGGCCACTTCCTCTTGGAGTGGCAGTCATCGATATGTCGGTGCATTTGTTCGGATTGATTTTCCCCAGAGTTGCTAATAAGCATCGCCTGCAGATGCTTGATCATTTTGGTGAATGTATCAAACAAGCCAAGAGTTCGCGGCAAGAAGCAGTTCAGATGAACATTTTCACTGCTCTTCTGAGTGGATTGAAAGGTCTAACCGAGAGCAAGAGTGGAATGGGACAGGAAGATGTTAAGAAGAGTGCAACCAATCTAATTATTGGTGCATTGGTTAGTTCGAATTCAACACTTCGATGTGCAGCAGGGGAAGCATTAGGAAGGATCGCCCAAGTTGTCGGAGACTCACGGTTTACTGCGGAGCTGgcacaaaatagttttgataAGTTGAAATCGGCTCGAGATGTTGTCACAAGGACTGGACATTCGTTGGCTTTGGGATGTCTTCATAGGTATGTTGGTGGAATGGGATCCTCTCAGCACTTAAACACAAGTGTATCAATTCTTCTGGCCCTGGCCCAAGACACAAGCTCGCCGGTGGTTCAGGTGTGGTCACTTTATGCTCTTTCACTGATAGCCGATTCAGGTGGCCCCATGTTCCGTGGGTATGTGGAGGCAACACTGTCCCTTAGTTTAAAGTTGCTTCTTTCGGTGCCACATTCAAATGTAGATGTACATCAATGTATTGGTCGAGTTTTGAATGCTCTTATCACTACCATGGGACCGGAACTGCAAGGCAATATGTCTTCCATCATAACAATGCGTTCTTCTTTCATGTGTGCTGCAGCTGTTATGCAAGCGCATGCTGATCCTCTTGTGCAGGCTGAAGCAACTGGTTGCCTACAGCAATTGCATTTGTTTGCCCCAAGGCATGTGAATCTATCATCATTGGTGCCGACTCTGGTAAAGACATTGTCGAGCAACTACTTGATGCTGAGAAAAGCCGCAGTAGCATGCCTAAGACAGTTGGCTCAACGAGAAGCCAAAGAGATCTGCGAACACGCTTTGACCCTGACAGCAGAAGAATGTCCAGGTCTTCTTATAACCGACTCTGGTCTTCCGGGAGTGCTTTTTGGAATGCTTGACTCCGAATCTGACAGCGAGATGATAAAAAATATCCACGACACAATAACTTCGATGTTGCAAATGCTGGCATCTGATAATTTAAGCTCTTGGTTGAGTCTTTGCAAGAATGTCCTGACAGTTGCCGTTGAAACGTCTACCGATGAAACTCAGAAGGTCGAACTAGTTGACGATAACGAGGATGACAACgaaaacgatgatgatgatgatgtgacGGAGTATCATGCTGAAGAGAATACAAGCACACATCCTGCCGTTCAGCCACGTTGGCCTACTAGAGTATTCGCTGCAGAATGTGTGCGAAAGATTATATCTACCTGTGAGTCTGCGAATCCAATTCACTTTGACCTTATCCAGGCTAAAGAAATGCAAATGATCAAGAGTCGTGGAGACTATTTGATCCTTCATCTATCCGATTTGATTCGTATGTCATTTATGGCTGCTACAAGTGATTCAGACCAGCTTAGGCTAGAGGGACTTCGAACTTTGCAAGAAATCATTGATAAATTTGCTGGTGTTCCTGAACCAGAGTTTCCGGGGCATCTACTGTTGGAACAATTCCAAGCTCAA GTTGGAGCTGCCCTTCGACCAGCTTTCTCTTCTGATACCCCATCTCATGTCACCGCAGCTGCGTGTGAGGTTTGCTCTGCATGGATAGGATCAGGTGTGGCCAGAGATTTGAACGATTTACGTCGGGTACATCAGCTGCTTGTGTCTAGCTTGGACAAGCTACACACAAAGACAAACAGTACACAACTGTATAACGAAAGTATGGCGACGCTTGAAAAACTTAGCATTCTGAAGGCTTGGGCGGAAGTGTATATTGTGGCTATGATTGGAAATGGGTCTGCTCCAGCAAGCTTATTgcagaaaaaactgtcaagcaATGCAAATAATATAATGCTGATGGCTGGCCCCGGGTGCGATTCGGAGGATGGAGAATTCGGGGAGTTCGAGAGCCGTGGTGAAAGCTTATTAAACTTAGTAAAACCGGAACTGGGTAATCTCTCGACGCATTGGCTAGCTGCATTGAAGGATCACGCGTTGTTGCTACTACCTTCAGAGTTTCAAAGTCAATTGCCACATGATGGTGGTGCATTCTACACAACAGACACAATCAATTCCTCAAAGCCACACTATCTTACTTCCTGGCCACCAATTTTATATGCGGCTGCACTCTGGTTAAAAGGTGGTGGATTTGATGAGCAAGAAAATGCCAAGaacgaaaaatcgaatttcgaaaacaacaaTGCAATTTCACACGGCTCCCTGTCGGCCGATCGTTTCCACATGATTTTTGGCATTTGTATGGAAGCTCTGTGTAGTACAAGAACAAGTGAAAAGCCCAAAAATGTTATAAGCTGTCTGCAGAGTTTGTACACAATCTTCGATTCTCAGTGGGCAAGAAAAATGCTTGTCAAAGACAAATCCCTAACAATAGAACTCTGCAACGTGCTTCATCGACAGATTCTTACCAGAGATGATCTTCTTGTTCAATTGCTGTGCATGGAAATTCTTAAACAGAGTATCACCGCCGCAAAGGAGTCATTGgatgaaaagaaaaacgaaaagttGTCTAAATGTCAGAACGATAATGAAGCAAAAACAGATCTTGGCAAAGAGCTGGACAACTATGGAGAAGGTGGCGAGCAAGGTGATATAGTACCCGGACAATCGCATGTCTATGCTGTTCTTGAGGTGTGTCTGTGTGTTTTTGTTCGGCAAATTCCATCGATGAATCCAAGCAGCAATAGTAAACTTACAACggaacaattaaaaaaagaaatggctTTGAGAAGTGCCATCCCAGGAGCCAGTTTGTTGCCCGAAGACAATGGAATGCTAGTGGCCAGTGGATTGCAGTGTGCCGAAGTACTAACTGAATTGTGTTCTCCCAGAGGAGCTCTGTCTATTCTTCCAACGATTCTCTACATGACCACCAGTATAATCAAAGAGATCGCAACAAAGTCAGCCAACGACCCGGCTATCCTTGCCAATACCGGTCCGGTTCAGTCAGCCTTGCACTGTTTGAAATCTGTCTGCACCGACAAATGGGCAAGTGATGAACGTGCAGCAACCGAATGGTATAAACTTCTGCAAAGCTCCTTGGCCAGTATTCTTGATTTGACAAAGACTGGCAGCGAAGAACGCAAAGTCGACGAAGTAACAATGATGCTGGCTATTGCTGTTTTTATACTCCATACTCCGACTAGTGTTGTTGCAGCGCCATCATTACAATATCCCTGCATAAATCATTTCCGCCAATGTGTCCAAAGTGAAAATCAAGTTGTGCGACTCAAGTGTATCCAAACAATCCGCTCCATTTTTGCCAAAGCCGATCTTAAAGTTGCCACACCTTACATTCATGCTCTAGCACCACGTATCATCGAAGGACTTTATGTGGAAACAGCCAAAACACCACGCAACGAAAATGAGTTGTCTATAGTGTTGGAAAGTGTTATGACTGTTGAGACATTGATTGAATTAGCCGAACCACAAAatc GAATACAGATGTTGACTCTCTTAGTACCTGTTCTCATCAATTATCTAGCAGAACCAACAAAACTTCGTACTCTTCCCAAGTCTCAACGTCAATTACACGAGCAATCACTTCAATGGCTTATGAAAATCGGACCGAAATATCCCCAGGAATTCAAATCCCTTATGAGTCAATCACTTGAGTTGCGTCAAAAACTTGAAGTTGCCGTCATAAATAACCAACAATCAGTGTCAATTACGAATCGTAACAACAATGATATTCAGAATGGTAATAAGCCGGGATCAAATGTTCAGAAACCAACTATCAAGCTAAAGACagattttagtaatttttcctaa